From uncultured Treponema sp.:
CATTTTGGTTTTAAGCATTGAAACACAAAGCAAAGAGTAAAAATATGCTAGAAATGATTCCTTATATTAGTTTCCTTTTTATTTCCGTTATAATAAGCGCGTATTCCCAAATTCTCCTAAAAAAATCTGCCCAAAAAACATACAAAAGTTTTTTCAAAGAATATATAAATCCCTACGTCATATGCGGATACGGAATATTCTTTATAGCAATTTTTCTTGATATGCTTGGACTAAGAAAAGTTCCTGTATCTTATATTCCTATTATAGAAAGCTCAAGCTATGTATTTATAATAATTTTCAGCAGGATATTCTTAGGCGAAAAAATAAACAGGCGAAAAACAATTGCAATATCAGCAATTCTGCTAGGAATCGGAATTTACTTAGTATAGAATTTTACTCTCTATGAATGGTCAAATTCAATAATAAGTGATATAAGTATATATGATGAAATATGTTTACGTTTTAACTTCCACACCAAATGATTTCTATTATGAACAGTGCCTTATGTCAGTTTTTTCACTAAGACATCATACTCCCGATGCACAGATAGTCATTTTGACTGATAATAAGACTAGCAGTTCCTTTTCTGCGTCAAATAAAAGGCTTGGCTTGATAAACCAAGGCGCAACAATCATAACAGTGAACTTTGATGACTCTGTATCAAATACACAACGCTCAAGAATTCTAAAAACTACAATTCCAGAACATGTATCGGGCGATTTCCTTTTTATAGACTGCGACACAATCATCTGTGATGATTTATCTTCAATCGAAAAGAATCTTCAAGACACAAAAATTTCAGCCGTTTTGGACGGTCATGTTCCTTTATCAGAACACAAGCACAAAGACTACTTTATAAAGCGTGAAAAAAAACTTGGCTTTTCTGCAAGCGAAAAAACTGGCAAACACTATAATAGCGGTGTTATGCTTTTTAAAGATTGTCCAGAAAGCAGAGAATTTTTTAAAAAGTGGAATGAACTATGGACATGGTGTTTCACAGAAAAGCATGACCATCATGACCAGCCAGCATTTAATGAGGCAAGTCTTGAGTGTGGTGCAATAATAAAAGAACTTGACGGAATTTGGAACTGCCAGTTAAGTCAAGGTGGACTTGCATACCTTGAAAATGCAAAAATTATACATTATTTTTCAAGCGAAGGTGGTAAAAATTACATTCCATACTACAAACTTGCAGAAAAAAATATACAGCAAAAAGTAAAAGATTTTGGTGGAATTCCATCAGATGTTTCCCAGATGATATTAAATCCTAAATTTCAGTTCAACAAAGTTCATCTTATAAACGACAAAAGAATTGTAAGCATAATGCAGTCTGCAATTATTTTTACAATTGCAGACATAAAAATAAAAATACCGTGGCTTTTTAATATTCTGGAAAGTATTTGCAGAAATTCTAGAAATTTTGCTAAAAAATTAAAGAAAAAGAAATAGTGTAAATTTCCAATCTTAAGTTCACCTTTTGGAATAATCTAAAACTTTAGAGATTCGAAATATCTAGTATTAAAACCAATAATTTACTATAATAAAAATTATGTTTTCAGCTCTTTATCAGATTTTTATAACACCGTTAGTTCAGTTAACGGAATTTTTTTATTCATTATTTTTTGAAGTAACCGGCAATCAGGGAATTGCGGTAATCGGTCTAAGTTTTGTTGTCACAATTTTCACGCTTCCGCTTTATATGGTTGCAGAACAATGGCAGGAAACCGAAAGAAATATCCAGAAAAAACTGAAGCCTGGCGTTGAGCGGATTAAAAGCACATTCAAGGGTGACGAGCAGTATATGGTTCTTTCTACTTTTTACAGGGAAAACCATTATCATCCTATTTATGCTTTGCGTTCATCTTTCAGTCTTTTGATTCAGATTCCGTTTTTTATTGCGGCGTATAATTTTCTTTCAAACCTTGAGCCTTTAAAAAGTTATTCTTTTCTGTTCATAAAAAGTTTTGGTGAACCGGATGCAACTTTTCACATTGGTTCTTTTGCCGTAAATATTCTGCCGATTGCAATGACAATCATAAATTGTGTAGCGGGTTTTATTTACTCAAAAGGTCATCCTATTTCTGAAAAGATACAGATTTACGGTTGTGCGGCAGTTTTTCTGCTTCTGCTCTATAATTCTCCGGCGGGACTTGTTGTTTACTGGACAATGAACAACATTCTCTCCCTTGTTAAAAATATTTTTTACAAGATAAGAAATCCTAAGAAAGTTTTATATATCATTGCTTGTATCATTAGTATTTGCCTGATTTTATGCGGAGCGGTTTTGTTCAGACATACGAAAGCAATTTTCAGAATCATGCTTATTTTTGCTGGAATTTTGATTCCGCTTGCTCCGTTCGCAATCAAGTTTTTGGCTTCATTCTTTGAAAAACACTTTAATATTCTTGATGAGAATCCAAAGCTACGTCTTTCGATATTTTTGATTTCGGCGTTTATACTTGCAGTTCTTACAGGGCTTGCAATTCCTTCTATACTAATGCAGTCTGAGCCGGAACAGTACAGCTATGTTGATTCCTACGCTTCTCCGCTTTATTTTGTTTGGCACACATTTTTTCAGGCACTTGGATTTTTTGTTGTATGGTCATTTTGTTTTTATGCGTTATTTTCTTCAAAGACAAAAAAAGTCCTTACATTCCTATTCACTTTTGTGGCTTTTTCCGCACTGCTGAACTGTTTTGCTTTTTCAGGAAACTACGGGCCTGTAAATCCTAACCTTCTTTTTATGACTCCACAGCATTTTATGCCTGGAATAAAAATTGCTCTTGTAAATATTCTGTGCATGGCGGTAATATTGTCTTTGCTTGCCGTGGCTTTTTCCTTTAAGGCAAAGATTTTAAATTCGCTCTGTACAATTTTCTTGATTTCTCTTGTGGCAATTTCTGGAAAGAATATCATTTCTGTGCAAAATTCGTTCAAAAAAATGGAAGCACCTGACCTTTCAAAAAAAATCGAGCCTATCTTTCATCTTTCTAAGACTGGGAAAAATGTGATTGTTCTTATGCAGGACAGATTTTTTTCTCCACTGATTCCAAAAATACTTGAAAACAATCCTGAGCTAAGGAAACGGCTTGATGGTTTTATATGGTATCCAAATACGGTATCATTTGGAAAACTTACTATGATTGGAACCCCTGGAATTTTTGGCGGCTATGACTACACTCCTTTTGAGATGAACCGAAGAACGGATAAAACTCTTCAGCAGAAACACAACGAGGCAATTCTTACAATGCCAATTGTTTTTAACCAGAATAATTGGAATGTTACAGTTGCAGACCTTCCTTACGAAAATTATCTTGAGCAGCCAGTTACGGATATGTATAAAGGTTATGACTTTATAAATCGGGTCACAACACATGGTGCATATTCCGACATCTGGTATTCGCGTAACAATATGAAAAAATCTCCGTTCATGAGCGAAGGAATCAAACGAAATTTTATCTGGTTCAGCGTTTTAAAGATTGTTCCACCTTTCATGCGCCAGATTATTTACCACAAGAAATACTGGATTTCTTACAACAAATTTGAAGACAATGCGAAATTCATTGATAATTATTCAGAAATTGACTTATTTCCAGAACTGTTTGATTCTTCCTCTGAAAAAAATGCATTCTTCCTGTTGGACAACGAGGCAAACCATGAATCAATTCTTTTGCAGGCACCAGATTATATTCCTGTGGAAAATGTTACAGATTTCGGTCCAGGCGGAAAAGATGAAACCTATTCTTCTATGGTTGGAGTCTTAAAGCGTTTTGCAGACTTTATAGATTTCCTAAAAGAAAACAATTTGTACGATAATACAAAAATCATCATTGTTTCTGACCATGGAATGAGTCACGATACAGGAGTTTTTGATAATAAAACTCAAAACTTTCCATTCTACAAAGAGAATATGACTGCCACATTACTTGTAAAGGATTTTTCTAGCCGAGGAAACTTAAAAGAAGACTACACTTTTATGACAAATGCCGACACTCCTGCCCTTGCATTAAAAGACATTGACGGAAAAGCAGTAAATCCGTTCACAAAAAATCCTCTTGATGTAAATTCCGTGGGGGGGGGAATAACAAAGAACGACTTTATAAAAATGTCAAACGCCCCTGCTGAAAGTACAAGAATCAGGAAAAACACACGCTTTAACATAAAAGATGATGAATGGTACACCGTAAAAGATAATATTTTTGATGACAAAAATTGGTCGCATTATATTGTTAGGTCGAATGTCGAGTTTTAAATTTTAGTGTCATTATCGGGCTTGCCCCTGCGATGTTTCTGAAAGAAACTCGTTTGATAATCCGTTGGAAAGATTGCCAACCGAGTTTGCTGTGCAAACATCGCAGTGTCCAAGCACGGCAATGACAACCTTGTTAGCATAGGAATAACTGTTTAGTAGCTGTTTTTATTAAAACTCGAAATTGAGCCTATTAAAGACAAATAAAAAAAACGGTACATTGAAAATGTTTTAGTACCGCTTTTTTTATAACTTTTATGGATTTTTCCTTTTCCCCATTTTCTTTTTATCTTTTACTTTCAAAAGTATCCCATATCTTTCTAGCAAACATGGGATATGCTCATCTCTTCAGACTTTATGCTATTGCTTTTGCGCTGCGCACTTTTTTCAGAATCAGCTGATATGCAATGAGGGCTGCAAGCAGGCTTACACCTATGATGTCAGTTTTTGCTTCCGGGATTACACAGAACAAGCCTGCGATGGCGAACAGAATCCTTTCAAGCACATCAAATGTGATTATAGTCGCCTTGTCTTTCCTTGAATTGTAGAAGAAACCTGTGTTGTTAAATCCGTATCCTTCAAGCGCAACACTGATTCCAAACATTCCGAGTATCGCGGTTACAATTATCATGACAACAGAAAGAGCAGATGCGTTTATCATAAGCATTTTGCTGTTGTAGACAAACATGTAAGGAATTATAAACGCGCCTATGGCAAGCTTGGTTGCATTTATAGCGGTTTTCATTGGCTTGGCTTTTGCGATTGCGGCTCCGGCTATTGCGGCAAGCGCTACAGGAGGCGTAACATCGGCGATGATTCCAAAGTAGAATGCGAACATGTGCGCAGCAAGAGGCTCTATTCCAAGGCTTATGATTGCTCCTGCTGTAATTGTGGAAGTAATAAGGTAGTTCGCAGTTGTAGGCGCTCCCATTCCAAGAATTATGGAGGCAACCATTGTAAATACCAAAGTCAGCAAAAGTTTTCCGTGCGCCAGCATGACAAGCCCGTTTCCAAGCCTAAGTCCAAGCCCTGTAAGCGTTACGATTCCGATTATGATTCCAGCCATTCCGCAGGCAATCGCCACGCTGATGATGTTTCTTGCGGCAGTGCACATGATTTCAACAATGTCTTTTCCGCCGAAAGAAGGCTTGCGTCCATGCGCCAAGTCAGAGACAGAAACTCCGAATCCGACCAGAACGCAGGCGATGATTCCCATTAACGCCGCAAAAACCGCAGTCTTTCCGGCGCAGAGAAAATAGATAATCACAACGAGCGGAAGAATCATATAGCCTTTTTTCAGAAGAAGCGGCATAAAGCGCGGAAGCTGATCTTTTGGAAGCCCTTTTAATCCGAGCTTTTTCGCCTCAAGGTGAACTGTTATAAAGATTCCGGTAAAGTAAAGAATCGCAGGAACAATAGCAGCCTTTACAATCGTGATGTATGGAAGTCCAAGGCTTTCCGCCATAAGGAACGCTGCGGCTCCCATGATTGGCGGCATTATCTGTCCTCCTGTGGAAGCGGCTGCCTCAACTGCGCCTGCAAATTCGCCCTTGTAGCCAAGTTTTTTCATCATCGGAATTGTGAACGAGCCTGAGCCTACAGTGTTTGAGACAGACGAGCCTGAAACTGTTCCCAAAAGAGCTGAAGACAAGACCGCAACTTTCGCAGGTCCGCCGCTCGCTCCTCCTGCAAGCGCATTGCAAACATCAATAAAAAAGTGTCCGATTCCGGTTTTTTCAAGAAGAGCACCAAACAGAATAAAAAGGAAAATAAATGTAGAGCAGGCTCCGATTGGAGTTCCCATGATTCCTTCTGTGTTGTAAAAAAGATGGCATACGACACGCTGAAGCGAATATCCCCTGTGATGCAAAAATCCCGGAAGATATTTTCCGGCGAACGCAAACACGATGAACGAGCCGGCTATAATCATAATAGGAAGCCCTACAATTCTTCTGCAGCTCTCAAAAAGCACAAGGATTCCGACAATTCCGACTGCCACATCCAACGGCGTGTTGTTTCCGGAGCGTCTTACGAGCGAGTCAAAATTCACGACAATGTAAAGCCAGCACGCCGCTCCAATCAGACCAAGCGCAATGTCGTACCAAGGAAGCGTGTTCCGGGGGCTGTTTTTTGTAGGCGGAAAAAGGAGAAACGCCAGAAGCTGCACAAAAGCCAAGTGAGTCGCGCGAAGAACCTGAGCTGTAATTGCTCCGGACAAAGTCGCATATAACTGAAAAATCACAAAAATAACAGAAATAAAAACTGTAATATACTGACGCCAGCATTTATGCTCACGGTAAGACTGCTCGCGGTCAAGCTCCTTCATCATTCTTTTCATTTCTTCTTCGTTTGAAGTAGGAAGAATCTGCTCGATGTAGTCATTAGAGTTTTTGTTTTTGTCGTTTGCCATTCAAACCTCCTATAAAAAGGCAATGAGAAAATTTTTATTTTATATGATGAAAAATATAATCAGCAATCGAGACGTTTTTTGTCTGAAAGACTATGCTTGTCTGCGGCTCAAAAAAATCAGCAAGAAAATAATCTGTGTATTTCCCATTTTTATCTTCAATAGAAAGCGCATGGTTCGCAACAATTCCTACAGCCATCACAAGCCTTTCGACTGTTCTGTTTATATTTGAAATCTCGTAGCCTTCGTCAGTTGATGAAAAAACCGCGCCGGGCATTTCCTGTGGCTCAGGAATTCCTGCCCCGTAAGAAACAAAAACTGTTCTGTCGCAAACAAGATTGCGCCCTTTCGCCTTGTAAAAATCTTTTACGCGGCCTTTGTTAACAGAATGTGTATAGGAAATCGCAAAGCCGTTCCTAAAGCCGTTCATAGAATAAAATCTTTGCGATGTTTTTTTTCTATTGCTGACTGAAAGAACGGGAAATGCAGGGAAAAGAAAAATTCCCCCTGCCAAAAAAATTAAAATAAGAACTGCAAAAAGCCTTTTAGACAAATATTTCCGCCGGATTAGTTCAAGCCAAGCTCGCTGAAATATCTTTTTGCGCCCGGATGGAAGGGAACAGAAACTCCTGTTACAGCAGATTGAGCGGAAACTTCTTTACCTTTTGCGTGGGCAGTCGCAAGGTCCGAAAGATTTTCAAACAAGGCCTTTGTCATCTCGTAGACAATTTCCTCATCGAGTTTTGCGCTTACAGCAAGTGTCGCCTTGATTGCAAGCGCCTGGGTGTCGGAATCAGTTCCTTTGTATGTTCCGCCAGGAATTGTTGTCTGAGTGTAGTATCCGTATTTTTCGCAGATTTCCTTTGCAGCTTCTCCGTCAACAGGAACAAGAGTAAGTCCTGCCGTGAATGCAAGCTCCTGCAATGCCGCGTTTGGAACACCGGCAGTGATAAAGCAGCCGTCCAAAGTTCCGTTCTGAATTCCTTCCGCGGATTCCTTGAATGAAAGGTTGCTCTTCTTGATGTCGTCGAATGTGAGTCCGTAGCCTTCCATAATCTGCTTTGCGTTGAATTCAACTCCAGAGCCGGCGTCTCCAACAGAAATACGTTTTCCCTTGAAGTCTGCAACTGATTTTATTCCGCTGTCTTTTGAGACCGCAATCTGGACAACCTCAGGATAAAGAGTTCCGATTGTCATGATGTTTTCAAGCTTTTCGCCTTCAAAAAGATCTGTTCCGTTGTAAGCGTAGTCCATTACATCGTTCTGAACAATCGCATATTCAGCTTCGCCTTTGTTTATAAGACGAAGATTTTCTGCGGAAGCTCCGGTCGCCTGAGCCGTAACGTTCATATTCTCAATTTTTGTATTCCAGATATTTGCAATTGCGCCGCCGAACGGATAGTACGTTCCTCCAGTTCCGCCGGTCGCAAGGATGTAGTCTTTTTTAGCATTAGAGCAGCCTGAAAGCACAAGCCCCGCGCAAATCAACAGCGCGCCACATTTTACAATTTTCTTCATAGAAACCTCCAAAAAATCAACAAAAAATACGCTGAATTATACTATATAATTGAGTTTTTTTCAATTAGCTTGAAAAAACTTTAATATCAGTGTAACAAAAAAAACACATCATCTAGTCTAAAAAGAAATTATTCATTATAATTTTTTTTCAAATCTTTAATTAAAGGTTTTTCTTTATGTTAAATTTTCTTTACACAGTAATAATTTATCCGCTTATTCAGATAATCGAGTTTTCCTTTGTACTTTTTGACAGCGTTTTTAAGAACGAAGGAATTGCAGTTATCGGTGTAAGCCTTGCGGTTTCTATTCTTTGCCTCCCGCTTTATATTGTGGCCGAGCATTGGCAGCAGATTCAGCGTGACACGGAAAAAAAACTTGATCCGGGAATCCAGCGAATCAAGTCTGTTTTTAAAGGCGATGAGCAGTACATGATTCTTACAACTTTCTACAAAGAAAATCATTACCATCCGCTTATGGCATTGCGCTCATCATTCGGACTTTTGATTCAGATTCCGTTTTTTATGGCGGCATATTCCTTTCTTTCAAACCTTGAATCTTTGCGCGGCTATTCGTTCCTTTTTATAAAAGACATGGGCGCACAGGACGCGCTTTTTTCAATCGGTGGATTTCCAATCAATGTGCTTCCAATCGCGATGACGCTCATAAATATTGTTGCTGGTGCGGTTTACACAAAAGGATTCAAATTCAAGGACAAGATCACAATTTACGCAATGGCTTTGATTTTCCTTGTAATTCTTTATTCATCTCCAGCAGGACTCGTTCTTTATTGGACGATGAACAATGTTTTCTCTCTTGTAAAAAATATCTTCTATAAGATTAAAAATCCTGCAAAAGTTCTATATGTTGTTTTTGCGGCCGCAATTTTCGGTTTGGACGGCTACGTTCTTTTTGTTCATCATGGATTTTTGCACAAGCGAATTCTGCTTGCAACAGTTGCAACTTTGATTTTGGCAGTACCTTTTGTTGTAAAATTAATCTCGCATCTTTTGGACACAACTTTAAAACCGCTCACAGAAAACAAAAAAGCACGGTTTGGAATTTTCTTTGTTTCAAGCATTGCGCTTTGCCTTTTCGCAGGAACTGTAATTCCTTCGTTTATAATAGGTTCTTCCCCTGTTGAATTTTCAAATATTGACGGACATGGCTCACCGCTTTATTTTATCTACAATTCCACAACACAGACTTTCGGGCTTTTTGTGTTCTGGATGAGTTGTGTTTACTTCTTGTTCAACGAACGCATTCAGGCTGGATTCGCAGTTGTAATGCCAGTTCTGCTTTTTGTTGCCTTGATTGATGTATTTGTTTTTTCAGGCGACTATGGAACTCTTTCGCGTCTTATAACTTTTGCGGAAAGCATTGATTCAGCTCCGCTATGGCAGATAACCATTAATTTGTTATGCATAATTTTCGCGGTCTGCATTCCTTTTCTTCTTCTTAAATTCAAAAAAGAAAAAGTTTTGAACGGAATTCTTGCCGTAATTCTTATTGCAGAAACAGGACTTTCGCTTGTTCATATTGTGCAGATTCAAAACGGATATTTAGAATACAAAAGAACTGTTGCCGATGATGTGCAGGAAGTTGACACAATAAGTCCGCTGTATCACGTCTCAAAGACAGGAAAAAATGTGTTCGTAATCATGCTTGACCGCGCGGAAAATTCTTATGTTCAACCGATTTTTGAAGCCTTCCCAGAATTGTATGACATTTACGACGGATTCACGCTTTACCACAACACAGCCTCTTGGAACCAAGGAACATTACTTGGTGCTCCTCCACTTTTTGGCGGCTACGAATATACTCCAGTTGAAATAAACAAACGCAAAACAGAACGTCTTGTTGACAAACAGAATGAAGCGCTTCTAACGCTTCCACGAATCTTTACTGAACAAGCAGATTTTACAGCGCAAGTTTCGGACTTGAGCTGGGCAAACTACAGCTGGATTCCTGATATGTCAATCTGTTCACCTTACAAGAAGATAGAGGGCTTTAATGTTGAGCGAAAATACACTGACCTTTGGGTAAAGCAAAACCCGGACAAAGTTCGCCCGAACATAACAAGCACATGCCTTAAACGAAACCTTGTATGGTTCAGTCTTTTTAAGGCAGTTCCGCTTTTTGCGCGCGACAGTGTATATGATGATGGCGCATGGTGGTCTTCCGACGAACAGACTTCTGACATAATGGAATTTATTGATTATTATTCGGCGCTTGACTATATGCCAGAACTTACAGATTTTACAGCCGAAGGAAACAAATTCTTTGCAATTGTAAACGACACAACTCATTCCGGGCAGAAACTCCAGGCACCGGATTACATTCCGGCAATCAACATTGAAGACAAAACTCATTCAAAAGTTGAAAAATACAGTTGTGCTTCTGGAAATATTGCCGCGCTAAAACGGTTCGGAGAATGGATTCAATATTTAAAGGAAAACGACTGCTACGACAATTCGCGCATTATTTTTGTTGCTGACCACGGAATCGGAACAGATGAAGGATTCAAGCTGGACTTTGAGCAGACAGAATTCCCGAAAGGCTACAATCCTGACCACAACCATCCGCTGCTTCTGGTAAAGGATTTTAACGCAAAAGGTAAACTTTCTGTAAACGAAGATTTTATGACCAACGCAGATGTTCCGGCAATTGCGACAAAAGGAATAATCGAAAATCCAAAAAATCCGGCTACAGGCAAAGAAATCAAGGAAATTCCGCCAGCAGAAAAAAAGGCTTCCGGCGTAGTTCTTACACATAACTGGCATCCTGGCAAAAACGGACTGAACACATTCACAGTTCCAGAAGATGACTGGTACACAATTTCAGAAAATCTCTTTGAAGCCAAAAACTGGCAGAAAGGAATTAAATAGTTTTGTAAATTTTTATTAGGAGATAAAAATGATTCTACCACTTTATATTGATCCAGGCACGGGCTCAATGCTTTTTAGCATTTTAATTGGAGCAGCCGCAACACTATTTTTCTTGGCAAAAGCACTTCTTTTAAAAATCAAGCTTTTTTTGTCAGGAAAAAAAGACGGCAAAATTCAACTTGACTCTTCTTACAAGCCGTATGTAATTTACAACGAAGGAAACCAGTACTGGAATACTTTCAAACCAGTTGTGGAGGAATTTGAAAAAAGAAAAATTCCGCTTGAATATCTTACTTCTTCAAAGACAGACCCGATTTTTGAGCAAAAATACAATTATGTAAAAGCCGAATTTATCGGTGAAGGAAATACTGCTTTTGCAAAATTAAATATGCTAAGCGCAGGAATTGTTCTTATGACAACTCCAGGACTTCAAGTTTATCAATTAAAAAGAAGTAAAAACGTAAAGCACTATTCGCACATTCTTCACATGCCGAACGATGCCACAACCTACAGACTTTTTGGCTTGGATTTTTTTGACTCAGTTCTTCTTACCGGCGACTACCAGGCGACAGACCTTCGTTATCTTGAAGAAAAACGTGGAATCACCAAAAAAGAGCTTGTTACAGTTGGATGTCCTTATCTTGACGTGTACAAACAGAATATCGCGGATATTCCGGTGGAAGAAAACCATCCGTTTACAGTTCTTGTTTCTCCAAGCTGGGGCGACGTTGGGCTTCTTAAAAAATATGGAGAAAAACTTCTTGATCCGCTTTCAAAAACTGGCTGGAGAATTATTGTGCGCCCTCACCCGCAGTCAAAAAAATCAGAGGCAGAAATGCTCGAACGCCTTACAGCGCGCTACAAGGACAATCCGAATATTGTATGGGACTATGAGCGCCAGAATATTTTCTCACTCAAAAAAGCCGACATTATGATTTCTGATTTTTCTGGAATTATTTTTGACTACACATTCCTTTGCGACAAGCCTGTTATGTACGTAAATGCCGGAATTGACTTGCGCCCATACGATGCTTACGATTTGGACGGAAAAGAACTGTGGCAGTATTCAGTTTTGAAAAAGTTCGGAACAGAATTAAAGGAAGAACAATTTTCAAACATAAAAGAAGTCATTCAGTCTGTAAGCGACAGCAAGGAACTTGAAGAAGCCCGCCACGCCGCAAAAGCCGAAGCCTGGATGCACGAAGGCGAAGCCGGAAAAAATATTGTTGATTTTATGTTAAGCAAGGTTGAAACTCAGCCGAACAAGGAAGGTCAAAAATGATTTTTTACAATATTTTTATCTCTCCAATCGAGCTGATAATTGATTGGGTTTTCAATTTTTTTATACGAAAACTTCCGTTCCTTGGAATCTTGGGAGCGATTGTGAGCGTTAGCCTTGCCATAAATTTTCTTGCCTTGCCTATCTACAATATTGCAGACAGTCTGCAGGACAAGGAAAGAAAAATTCAGCAAAAACTAAAGCCTGGCATACAGAGAATAAAAGCCGTTTTCTTTGGTGATGAGCGTTTTATGATTCTGCAGACTTTTTACAGGGAAAATCATTATCATCCTATATACACTTTTAAAAGTTCTCTTTCAATTTTAATTGAAATTCCATTCTTTATTGCGGCATACCATTATCTTTCAAATAGTGAGTTGCTGAAAGTTACCCCCCCCCACTACTAATAAAAAGTATAGTACCTTCTTTTTCTGAGCCTGACCGGATTTTTAGTTTTCAGCTTTTTGGACGGACTTTTTTTATAAACATTTTGCCGATTTTAATGACGGTAATTAACATCTTTTCCGGGATTTCATATTCAAAACAATCATCCTTTCGTGAAAAAATACAAATCTATGGGCTTGCGCTTGTGTTTCTTTTTCTTTTGTATAACTCGCCAAGCGGACTTGTAATTTACTGGATTTTTAACAACTTATTTTCATTTGCAAAGAACATAGTAAAATCCTGCAAAAATCCAGGAAAAATTCTCCATATCCTGATTTCAATATTTTCAATTT
This genomic window contains:
- a CDS encoding CDP-glycerol glycerophosphotransferase family protein, with the protein product MILPLYIDPGTGSMLFSILIGAAATLFFLAKALLLKIKLFLSGKKDGKIQLDSSYKPYVIYNEGNQYWNTFKPVVEEFEKRKIPLEYLTSSKTDPIFEQKYNYVKAEFIGEGNTAFAKLNMLSAGIVLMTTPGLQVYQLKRSKNVKHYSHILHMPNDATTYRLFGLDFFDSVLLTGDYQATDLRYLEEKRGITKKELVTVGCPYLDVYKQNIADIPVEENHPFTVLVSPSWGDVGLLKKYGEKLLDPLSKTGWRIIVRPHPQSKKSEAEMLERLTARYKDNPNIVWDYERQNIFSLKKADIMISDFSGIIFDYTFLCDKPVMYVNAGIDLRPYDAYDLDGKELWQYSVLKKFGTELKEEQFSNIKEVIQSVSDSKELEEARHAAKAEAWMHEGEAGKNIVDFMLSKVETQPNKEGQK
- the yidC gene encoding membrane protein insertase YidC, whose protein sequence is MLNFLYTVIIYPLIQIIEFSFVLFDSVFKNEGIAVIGVSLAVSILCLPLYIVAEHWQQIQRDTEKKLDPGIQRIKSVFKGDEQYMILTTFYKENHYHPLMALRSSFGLLIQIPFFMAAYSFLSNLESLRGYSFLFIKDMGAQDALFSIGGFPINVLPIAMTLINIVAGAVYTKGFKFKDKITIYAMALIFLVILYSSPAGLVLYWTMNNVFSLVKNIFYKIKNPAKVLYVVFAAAIFGLDGYVLFVHHGFLHKRILLATVATLILAVPFVVKLISHLLDTTLKPLTENKKARFGIFFVSSIALCLFAGTVIPSFIIGSSPVEFSNIDGHGSPLYFIYNSTTQTFGLFVFWMSCVYFLFNERIQAGFAVVMPVLLFVALIDVFVFSGDYGTLSRLITFAESIDSAPLWQITINLLCIIFAVCIPFLLLKFKKEKVLNGILAVILIAETGLSLVHIVQIQNGYLEYKRTVADDVQEVDTISPLYHVSKTGKNVFVIMLDRAENSYVQPIFEAFPELYDIYDGFTLYHNTASWNQGTLLGAPPLFGGYEYTPVEINKRKTERLVDKQNEALLTLPRIFTEQADFTAQVSDLSWANYSWIPDMSICSPYKKIEGFNVERKYTDLWVKQNPDKVRPNITSTCLKRNLVWFSLFKAVPLFARDSVYDDGAWWSSDEQTSDIMEFIDYYSALDYMPELTDFTAEGNKFFAIVNDTTHSGQKLQAPDYIPAINIEDKTHSKVEKYSCASGNIAALKRFGEWIQYLKENDCYDNSRIIFVADHGIGTDEGFKLDFEQTEFPKGYNPDHNHPLLLVKDFNAKGKLSVNEDFMTNADVPAIATKGIIENPKNPATGKEIKEIPPAEKKASGVVLTHNWHPGKNGLNTFTVPEDDWYTISENLFEAKNWQKGIK